A single window of Marinobacter sp. LA51 DNA harbors:
- the purC gene encoding phosphoribosylaminoimidazolesuccinocarboxamide synthase: MEKREELYAGKAKSVYKTDNPDRFILEFRDDTSAFDGEKKEQLSRKGMVNNRFNAFVMEKLEAAGVPTHFEGLLSSTESIVKKLDMIPVECVVRNISAGSLCRRIGVEEGLELTPSTYELFLKNDALHDPMVNESLAVSFGWASADELERMKQLTYQVNDVLKALFDDAGMLLVDYKLEFGRSGGEIVLGDEFSPDGCRIWDKETRKKMDKDRFRQGLGDVIETYEEVGRRLGIQFD; the protein is encoded by the coding sequence ATGGAAAAGCGTGAAGAGCTATACGCCGGCAAGGCAAAGTCTGTCTACAAGACCGACAATCCAGACCGATTCATCCTCGAATTTCGGGATGACACCTCGGCATTTGATGGCGAAAAGAAAGAACAGCTCAGCCGCAAGGGCATGGTGAACAACAGGTTCAATGCCTTCGTGATGGAAAAGCTTGAAGCCGCCGGCGTGCCTACCCATTTTGAGGGCCTGCTGTCATCGACTGAATCCATCGTCAAAAAACTCGATATGATTCCGGTCGAGTGCGTGGTGCGGAATATTTCCGCGGGTAGCCTGTGCCGTCGAATTGGTGTGGAAGAGGGGCTGGAACTGACGCCTTCGACCTATGAGTTGTTCCTGAAGAACGACGCCCTGCATGATCCGATGGTTAATGAATCGCTGGCTGTCAGCTTTGGTTGGGCCTCAGCCGACGAGCTGGAGCGGATGAAGCAGCTGACCTACCAGGTGAATGACGTGCTGAAGGCGCTGTTTGATGACGCCGGTATGCTGCTGGTGGACTATAAACTGGAGTTTGGCCGCAGTGGTGGCGAGATTGTCCTGGGGGACGAGTTCAGCCCCGACGGCTGCCGCATCTGGGACAAGGAAACCCGTAAGAAGATGGATAAAGATCGTTTCCGCCAGGGACTGGGTGATGTGATTGAAACTTATGAGGAAGTGGGCCGCCGTTTAGGCATCCAGTTCGATTGA
- the bamC gene encoding outer membrane protein assembly factor BamC encodes MPVLLGTRSTLLSNSLAVASGLLLVSALSGCGMLDDRSERYVSAKEGKPLELPAGSEKANFSQVMPIRDVAVADASKLYPSSIPNPPDMTSEILDENYAIEELDGRVWLLVNDVPGRIWPAANAYMTERSLGVSFDSPQLGLLQSELLNFSKRARQLAELPSNPGADEPKVVLQVRMAPGVRRKTTEIQIRKLTVDGQPQELVPWSGIANPSSEALELQKRLLTDMGDFLKAREENKSFSRAASGMVSDPLVKLLSNDEQASAIRMSLDYGRSWAEVSRGLTEAEVPVVDLNRSEGWFYVDYRTEDERESGWFNWFSDAEEPQHTHTVTLMESDKDIVITAERLQAYDGENTAPDLLKELFDYLY; translated from the coding sequence ATGCCGGTTCTTCTTGGAACCCGTAGTACCCTGTTGTCAAATTCTCTGGCTGTTGCCTCCGGATTGCTGCTGGTATCAGCGCTGTCCGGATGCGGCATGCTGGACGACCGATCCGAACGTTACGTATCCGCAAAAGAAGGCAAGCCGCTGGAGCTTCCTGCCGGTTCCGAAAAAGCCAATTTCAGTCAGGTGATGCCCATCCGGGATGTCGCCGTGGCGGATGCCAGCAAACTCTACCCATCCAGTATTCCCAATCCGCCGGACATGACCTCCGAGATTCTCGATGAGAACTACGCCATTGAAGAACTCGATGGCCGGGTCTGGCTGCTGGTGAACGATGTGCCTGGCCGGATTTGGCCCGCTGCCAACGCCTACATGACGGAGCGGAGCCTGGGAGTGAGTTTCGACAGCCCGCAGCTGGGTCTGTTGCAGAGTGAGCTGCTTAATTTCAGCAAACGTGCGCGTCAACTGGCTGAGCTGCCGAGCAATCCTGGTGCGGATGAGCCCAAAGTGGTGCTTCAGGTCCGCATGGCTCCGGGCGTACGTCGAAAGACCACCGAGATCCAGATTCGGAAGCTGACGGTTGATGGTCAGCCTCAGGAGCTGGTGCCCTGGTCGGGGATCGCGAACCCAAGTTCTGAAGCCCTGGAATTGCAAAAGCGCTTGCTGACCGACATGGGGGATTTCCTGAAGGCCAGAGAAGAGAACAAATCCTTCTCACGCGCCGCGTCCGGTATGGTGAGTGATCCGCTGGTCAAGCTCCTCTCAAACGACGAACAAGCTTCAGCGATCCGCATGAGCCTCGATTATGGCCGCTCCTGGGCGGAAGTGAGCCGGGGGCTAACGGAGGCCGAGGTTCCGGTAGTGGATCTTAACCGTAGTGAAGGCTGGTTTTACGTCGACTATCGCACCGAGGACGAGCGCGAGTCTGGTTGGTTCAACTGGTTCAGCGATGCTGAGGAGCCCCAGCATACTCACACTGTGACTCTGATGGAGAGCGATAAGGACATCGTCATTACCGCTGAGCGCCTTCAGGCCTACGACGGTGAGAACACTGCGCCGGATCTGCTGAAAGAACTGTTCGACTATCTATACTGA
- the dapA gene encoding 4-hydroxy-tetrahydrodipicolinate synthase — protein MITGSLVALVTPMDPSGDIHWQELDRLVDFHIENGTHGIVAVGTTGESATLDPEEHCQVIGHIIKRVDGRIPVIAGTGGNSTREAIELTTEAHKLGADACLLVVPYYNKPTQEGLYQHFKTIAEAVPGMKQMLYNVPGRTACDMLNETVLRLADIPNIVAIKDATGNIPRGAELIEALEGRLAVYSGDDATAAELMLAGGKGNVSVTANVAPKGMSQLCEAAIAGNREETERLNELLMPLNRKLFLEANPIPVKWALHRIGMISEGIRLPLTPLSEKFHAEVEDALKASGVL, from the coding sequence ATGATTACGGGTAGCCTTGTCGCACTGGTCACGCCCATGGATCCAAGCGGTGATATTCACTGGCAGGAACTGGATCGGCTGGTGGACTTTCATATCGAAAACGGCACCCATGGCATCGTTGCTGTGGGCACCACGGGTGAGTCCGCAACCCTGGATCCTGAAGAACATTGCCAGGTGATAGGCCATATCATAAAACGTGTGGACGGTCGCATTCCGGTCATTGCCGGTACAGGTGGTAACAGTACCCGTGAAGCGATCGAGCTGACCACGGAAGCTCACAAGCTGGGCGCCGATGCCTGCCTGCTGGTTGTGCCTTATTACAACAAGCCGACCCAGGAAGGGCTGTACCAGCACTTCAAGACCATTGCTGAAGCCGTGCCGGGCATGAAGCAGATGCTTTATAACGTGCCAGGGCGCACCGCCTGCGACATGCTCAACGAAACGGTTCTGCGGCTTGCCGACATTCCGAATATCGTGGCCATCAAGGACGCAACCGGCAATATTCCCCGTGGCGCCGAGCTGATTGAAGCTCTGGAAGGTCGTCTTGCGGTCTACTCAGGCGATGACGCCACCGCCGCTGAACTCATGCTGGCGGGCGGCAAGGGTAACGTCTCGGTTACCGCGAACGTTGCCCCCAAGGGCATGTCCCAGTTGTGCGAAGCCGCCATTGCCGGCAATCGCGAAGAAACCGAGCGTCTCAACGAGCTGTTGATGCCCCTGAACCGAAAGCTGTTCCTTGAGGCGAATCCTATCCCGGTAAAATGGGCATTGCACCGCATCGGGATGATCAGCGAAGGCATCCGCTTGCCACTGACGCCGCTGAGTGAGAAGTTCCACGCAGAAGTGGAAGATGCGCTGAAAGCCTCAGGTGTGCTCTGA
- a CDS encoding AI-2E family transporter — protein sequence MLRILRGLAHKYFSDEEAVILFLILVTGTVFVIWFGAMLAPAIASLIIAFILQGLVTKLTKLGIPEVVAIVSVFLVFLGILVGVTFGLLPLIWTQLSNLAGETPRIIGELQTYLELLPEEYPQLISADAVNTLYQQVSTEVGHMTQWLVSFSLSSIPDLVALLIYMVLVPILVFFFLKDREVLLSAIGRLLPPQRPMMLQIWHEVNLQCANYVRGKAVEILIVGGATYVAFKLLGMPYAALLSLLVGLSVVIPYIGAAVVTIPVAMIGLFAFGWGSHFIWVMVIYGVIQALDGNVLVPVLFSEVNNLHPVAIIVAVLFFGGIWGLWGVFFAIPLATMLKAVFAAWPVKDYVPPPTVGES from the coding sequence ATGCTCAGGATTTTACGCGGTCTGGCCCACAAGTACTTTTCCGATGAAGAGGCAGTCATCCTGTTTCTGATTCTGGTCACGGGTACCGTCTTTGTGATCTGGTTTGGGGCCATGTTGGCGCCCGCCATTGCGTCGCTGATTATTGCCTTTATCCTGCAGGGTCTGGTGACCAAGCTGACCAAGCTGGGCATCCCTGAAGTGGTCGCCATCGTCAGTGTGTTCCTGGTTTTTCTCGGTATTCTTGTAGGTGTCACCTTTGGCCTGTTGCCTTTGATCTGGACTCAGCTCAGCAACCTTGCCGGTGAAACTCCCAGGATTATCGGAGAGTTGCAAACCTATCTTGAGTTACTGCCTGAAGAGTATCCGCAGCTGATCTCTGCCGACGCGGTCAACACGCTGTACCAGCAGGTATCGACCGAAGTAGGGCACATGACCCAGTGGTTAGTGTCGTTCTCGCTATCCAGCATCCCCGACCTCGTGGCCCTGTTGATCTACATGGTCCTGGTGCCGATTCTGGTGTTTTTCTTCCTGAAAGACCGAGAGGTGTTGCTTAGCGCCATTGGCCGACTTTTGCCGCCGCAGCGTCCGATGATGCTGCAGATCTGGCATGAGGTGAATCTGCAGTGTGCCAACTATGTGCGCGGTAAGGCGGTCGAGATCCTGATAGTGGGTGGTGCTACCTACGTGGCCTTTAAGTTGCTCGGCATGCCATACGCTGCCCTGCTGTCTTTGCTGGTGGGGCTTAGTGTGGTCATTCCCTACATTGGCGCCGCAGTAGTGACCATTCCTGTCGCCATGATTGGTCTGTTTGCCTTCGGCTGGGGCAGCCACTTTATCTGGGTCATGGTAATTTACGGTGTTATTCAGGCGCTGGACGGGAACGTTCTGGTGCCGGTACTGTTCTCCGAGGTGAACAACCTTCACCCGGTGGCGATTATCGTAGCGGTTCTGTTTTTTGGTGGCATCTGGGGCTTATGGGGTGTGTTTTTCGCCATTCCCCTGGCGACGATGCTCAAGGCGGTTTTTGCTGCGTGGCCGGTAAAAGATTACGTACCACCGCCAACCGTTGGAGAGTCCTGA
- a CDS encoding sulfurtransferase TusA family protein produces the protein MVDRTLDASGLLCPMPLLKTKLELNSMTPGEELEVIATDSGSARDIPAFIKLSSHQLVSSAETDGQYRFVIKCGA, from the coding sequence ATGGTTGATCGTACTCTGGATGCTTCCGGGCTTCTCTGCCCCATGCCGCTGCTGAAAACCAAACTTGAGCTCAATAGCATGACCCCTGGTGAAGAGCTTGAGGTCATTGCCACTGATTCTGGTTCTGCTCGCGATATCCCCGCTTTCATCAAACTTTCGAGTCATCAGCTGGTGAGCTCGGCTGAGACCGATGGCCAGTACCGGTTTGTGATAAAGTGCGGCGCATAA
- a CDS encoding M48 family metalloprotease codes for MTSSRTRLRPKSSAKAAVLALGLFLAASPLQAQESELPSIGGAGGGLISGQQESEIGEQVMVSIRRSAPRITDPLVFDYLTAITYQLVPSAPLQERELTLALIDSPAINAFAVPGGIVGVNGGLFLNATTEQQFASVLAHELAHLSQRHFARRLEQQETSAPLTIAGMIAGIVLSAVTQSDLGIAAIAGTQALAVQNMLAYSRAHEQEADRVGLEILASAGMDPDGMPEMFEIMMRQNRLQGNRPPEYLSTHPLTQNRVADTRNRAEQYPDRVVRDSKEFHLVRSRLQVRYAASADVAVETFEAYLDRDETKRNEAVRYGLAVAYQENNQPEKSIALLEELLGQNPGRITFQVTLADVLTGQKRTQEARTLLEDALARNPENYPIMHSLAEAELADGNGATAAEILTQLTRMLPGQENLWLRLAEAEGMARNIVGVHRARAEYDALMGNLEAAQRQLRQAQEKLPAGSPQRQVVTERLAEITSRLNARRRG; via the coding sequence ATGACTTCTTCCCGAACCAGGCTCCGCCCAAAGTCCTCCGCCAAGGCGGCGGTCCTAGCCCTTGGCCTTTTTCTAGCTGCCTCGCCACTTCAGGCCCAGGAAAGCGAACTGCCGAGCATCGGTGGTGCAGGTGGCGGACTGATCTCCGGCCAGCAGGAATCGGAGATTGGCGAGCAGGTCATGGTATCGATCCGCCGCTCAGCGCCGCGAATCACCGATCCCCTGGTGTTCGACTACCTGACAGCAATTACCTATCAACTGGTGCCCTCTGCCCCTCTCCAGGAGCGAGAGCTCACTCTGGCTCTGATCGACAGTCCGGCAATTAACGCCTTTGCAGTACCTGGCGGCATCGTAGGAGTCAACGGCGGCCTGTTCCTCAACGCTACCACTGAACAGCAATTTGCCTCGGTACTCGCGCACGAGCTTGCCCACCTCAGTCAAAGGCATTTTGCCCGGCGCCTGGAGCAGCAAGAAACCAGCGCGCCACTGACCATCGCCGGCATGATTGCCGGCATCGTGCTGTCTGCGGTCACACAGTCTGACCTGGGGATCGCCGCGATCGCCGGCACCCAGGCGCTTGCCGTTCAAAATATGCTGGCCTACAGCCGCGCCCATGAACAGGAAGCGGACCGGGTCGGCCTCGAAATCCTGGCATCTGCAGGCATGGACCCGGATGGCATGCCCGAGATGTTCGAAATCATGATGCGCCAGAACCGGCTTCAGGGAAACCGGCCGCCCGAATATCTGTCTACCCACCCACTGACCCAAAACCGGGTCGCAGACACCCGAAACCGCGCTGAACAATATCCCGATCGCGTGGTCCGTGATAGCAAGGAATTTCACCTGGTCCGCAGCCGCTTGCAGGTTCGCTACGCTGCGTCAGCGGATGTTGCAGTGGAAACCTTTGAAGCCTATCTGGACCGCGACGAAACCAAACGAAACGAGGCAGTCCGATACGGCCTGGCCGTCGCCTATCAGGAAAACAATCAGCCAGAAAAATCGATTGCACTGCTCGAAGAACTGTTGGGGCAGAACCCCGGCCGGATCACCTTCCAGGTCACCCTGGCGGATGTTCTGACCGGCCAAAAACGGACACAGGAGGCTCGAACACTGCTTGAGGACGCCCTGGCCCGCAACCCCGAGAATTATCCGATTATGCACTCGCTGGCCGAGGCCGAACTGGCCGACGGCAATGGCGCGACCGCAGCAGAGATTCTAACTCAGCTCACGCGGATGCTTCCTGGGCAGGAAAACCTCTGGCTACGGTTGGCCGAGGCCGAAGGAATGGCAAGAAACATCGTTGGCGTGCACAGGGCGCGGGCAGAGTACGATGCACTCATGGGCAATCTGGAGGCAGCCCAGCGCCAGTTACGACAGGCCCAGGAGAAGCTTCCGGCCGGCTCCCCGCAACGTCAGGTCGTAACCGAGCGCCTAGCGGAGATCACCAGCCGCCTGAACGCCCGGCGCCGAGGCTAA
- the nadA gene encoding quinolinate synthase NadA: MTRAEDRILVQEHLAHAAEPKPLSADEKADLEARIKAALKAEDAVLVAHYYTDPDLQRLAEETGGCVADSLEMARFGNQHPASTVVVAGVRFMGETAKILNPEKRVLMPTLEATCSLDVGCPADEFADFCDQHPDRTVVVYANTSAAVKARADWVVTSSCAQAIVEDLDARGEKILWAPDKHLGHYVQKTTGADMLLWDGSCIVHEEFKYRGLEDLKALYPDAAVLVHPESPSAVVDMADVVGSTSQLIHAVQTLPNEKFIVATDNGIFYKMQQLAPNKTLLEAPTAGNGATCRSCAHCPWMAMNGLENLLNVLEQGDQEVLVDDALRERALKPLRRMLDFTANMNLKAAGNS; encoded by the coding sequence ATGACTCGAGCTGAAGATCGTATCCTTGTTCAGGAACACCTTGCCCACGCGGCAGAACCAAAACCGCTGAGTGCTGACGAGAAGGCTGATCTTGAGGCTCGCATCAAGGCGGCCCTGAAGGCCGAAGATGCGGTTCTGGTGGCTCATTACTACACCGACCCGGATCTCCAGCGTCTTGCGGAAGAGACCGGCGGCTGCGTTGCCGACTCCCTGGAAATGGCGCGGTTTGGCAACCAACACCCGGCGTCCACGGTTGTGGTGGCCGGTGTGCGTTTCATGGGAGAGACGGCAAAGATTCTTAATCCCGAGAAACGGGTGCTGATGCCGACCCTCGAGGCCACCTGCTCGCTAGACGTAGGCTGCCCAGCCGATGAGTTTGCCGACTTCTGCGACCAGCACCCGGACCGGACGGTGGTGGTTTACGCAAATACCTCCGCAGCCGTTAAAGCGCGGGCCGATTGGGTTGTTACATCCAGCTGCGCTCAGGCCATCGTTGAAGACCTGGATGCCCGGGGCGAGAAGATTCTCTGGGCCCCTGACAAGCACCTGGGGCATTACGTCCAGAAAACCACCGGGGCGGATATGCTGCTCTGGGATGGCTCTTGCATTGTGCACGAAGAGTTTAAGTATCGTGGCCTGGAAGACCTCAAAGCGCTGTATCCCGATGCTGCAGTATTGGTGCATCCGGAGTCCCCGAGTGCCGTTGTGGATATGGCCGACGTGGTGGGGTCCACTTCGCAGTTGATTCACGCGGTGCAGACGTTGCCCAACGAGAAGTTCATTGTTGCGACGGACAACGGCATCTTCTACAAGATGCAGCAGCTCGCGCCCAACAAAACGCTTCTCGAGGCGCCTACCGCCGGCAACGGTGCAACCTGCCGTAGCTGTGCCCATTGCCCGTGGATGGCCATGAACGGCCTGGAGAACCTGCTGAATGTTCTGGAGCAGGGTGATCAGGAGGTTCTGGTAGACGACGCTCTGCGGGAGCGCGCGCTCAAGCCGTTGCGGCGGATGCTCGATTTTACCGCCAACATGAACCTGAAAGCCGCGGGCAATTCCTGA
- the ybgF gene encoding tol-pal system protein YbgF: MRTRLMATVAVSLALGQASAALAQSSTPAFQNTSSEAQRKANSSQATAELFYMIQQLQGEVRRLQGEVEEQRHEIDRLKEQGRDRYIDLDQRILDLSEKVSAQPEAASAATGGADAGSSSGMATKEYRQPGAEERKAYQDIVDLIRNQKKYDQAISQLYEFIDKHPEGDLTVNAYYWLGEVYLVKPQLEQAKQAFTIVATRYPDHRKAPDAVYKLGVTLDRLGESDEAKRRMNTVVRDYPNSSAAKLAKKFLDSGGS, encoded by the coding sequence ATGAGAACAAGACTCATGGCGACAGTGGCCGTCTCGCTTGCCCTCGGGCAGGCGAGCGCGGCTCTGGCGCAATCGTCTACCCCCGCGTTCCAGAACACCAGTTCGGAAGCGCAGCGGAAAGCTAATAGCAGTCAGGCGACAGCCGAACTGTTCTATATGATCCAGCAGTTGCAGGGCGAAGTACGTCGCTTGCAGGGTGAGGTCGAAGAGCAGAGGCATGAGATCGACCGCCTGAAGGAACAAGGCCGGGATCGTTACATTGATCTCGATCAGCGTATTCTGGATCTGTCCGAGAAGGTCTCCGCGCAGCCGGAGGCTGCAAGTGCGGCTACAGGTGGTGCCGATGCCGGCAGTAGTTCCGGCATGGCTACCAAGGAATACCGCCAGCCCGGTGCCGAGGAGCGCAAAGCCTACCAGGACATTGTCGACCTGATTCGAAACCAGAAGAAGTACGATCAGGCGATCAGCCAGTTGTACGAGTTCATCGACAAGCATCCGGAAGGGGACCTCACGGTTAACGCCTATTACTGGCTGGGAGAGGTTTACCTGGTAAAGCCTCAGCTCGAGCAAGCCAAACAGGCGTTCACCATTGTTGCCACTCGCTATCCGGATCACAGGAAAGCGCCTGACGCGGTCTACAAGTTGGGTGTCACGCTGGATCGCCTGGGTGAGTCCGATGAAGCTAAACGTCGCATGAATACCGTTGTCAGGGACTATCCGAACAGCAGTGCGGCCAAGCTGGCGAAGAAGTTTTTGGACTCCGGTGGCTCTTAA
- the pal gene encoding peptidoglycan-associated lipoprotein Pal → MKLSAQSKAFAVLLSAGLFAGCSSTGETQDDGAYGSDVAAIDQEGGSTVYGGDDQGGVSSSAMTEEERMAAQQQAEQEALRDITVFYFDFDTAEIKQEARDVLVAHAQFLANNPGQQVRLEGHADERGTKEYNLALGERRANAVQRFLIVNGASRGQMETISYGEEKPAVMGSTESDLAQNRRVELVFE, encoded by the coding sequence ATGAAGTTGTCAGCTCAATCCAAGGCTTTTGCAGTCCTTCTGTCCGCCGGTCTTTTTGCCGGCTGTAGCTCCACGGGTGAAACGCAGGACGACGGCGCTTACGGTTCCGACGTGGCCGCGATTGATCAGGAAGGCGGCTCCACTGTGTATGGCGGCGATGATCAGGGTGGTGTGTCCTCCTCAGCGATGACCGAAGAGGAGCGCATGGCGGCCCAGCAGCAGGCCGAGCAGGAAGCACTGCGCGATATCACTGTATTCTACTTTGATTTCGATACCGCCGAGATCAAGCAGGAAGCACGTGACGTACTGGTGGCTCACGCCCAGTTCCTGGCTAACAATCCAGGTCAGCAGGTCCGTCTTGAGGGCCATGCCGATGAGCGTGGTACCAAGGAGTACAACCTGGCACTGGGTGAGCGTCGTGCTAACGCCGTTCAGCGCTTCCTGATTGTAAACGGTGCTTCACGCGGCCAGATGGAAACCATAAGCTATGGTGAAGAGAAGCCGGCGGTCATGGGTTCCACAGAAAGCGACTTGGCCCAGAATCGTCGTGTGGAACTCGTGTTCGAGTAA
- the tolB gene encoding Tol-Pal system beta propeller repeat protein TolB, whose translation MLLRKLVTVLTLALVAAGTVRAELLIRITEGADAAVPIAVVPFAESGSIPAGDKLSTVVQSDLAMSGEFRPLPAEKMLSLPSKREDVFFRDWRLLGQRYVLVGELTRKGDRVSARYELFDVNTEERLLGETAAAPASNLRSLAHHVSDKVYEAITGVPGAFSTKLAYVTLDKFNGKPRYRLQVSDVDGKRARIRLESQEPILSPAWSPDGKKLAYVSFETGKPVIFVHELSSGKRTKAADFPGLNSAPAWSEDGRSLLMTLSKDGNAEIYRMDLATKNLTKVTNHWAIDTEASWDHTGDGLFFTSDRSGGPQIYYKESERASPRRITFGSRYNARPRPDNSGKFVYYVHQRDRAFHIARTNLKTGEETILTRTESDESPSVSPNGRMLIYATKQGADSVLTVISADGGAAYSLPASEGDVREPAWGPLVR comes from the coding sequence ATGTTGTTAAGAAAGCTAGTTACAGTGCTGACCTTGGCGCTGGTTGCAGCGGGTACAGTGCGTGCCGAGTTGTTGATTCGTATCACTGAGGGTGCCGATGCCGCCGTTCCGATTGCGGTGGTACCATTCGCTGAGTCCGGCAGCATCCCCGCCGGTGACAAACTCAGTACGGTCGTTCAAAGCGATCTGGCCATGAGTGGCGAGTTTCGCCCCTTACCAGCGGAAAAAATGCTCAGCCTGCCATCTAAGCGGGAGGACGTGTTTTTCCGGGACTGGCGTTTGCTAGGCCAGCGTTATGTCCTGGTCGGTGAGCTGACTCGCAAAGGCGACCGGGTCTCGGCTCGCTATGAACTGTTTGACGTGAACACGGAGGAGCGTTTGCTGGGTGAAACTGCTGCGGCACCGGCCAGCAACCTGCGCTCCCTTGCTCATCACGTCAGTGACAAGGTGTACGAGGCCATCACCGGGGTGCCAGGTGCATTCTCTACCAAGCTGGCTTATGTGACTCTGGATAAGTTCAATGGCAAGCCGCGTTACCGGCTGCAGGTAAGCGATGTTGACGGCAAGCGGGCGCGCATCCGGCTGGAGAGCCAGGAACCGATTCTCTCGCCGGCTTGGTCACCTGATGGCAAGAAGCTGGCCTATGTCTCTTTCGAAACCGGCAAGCCCGTTATTTTTGTGCACGAATTGTCCAGCGGGAAGCGCACCAAGGCTGCGGATTTCCCGGGCCTGAATTCGGCACCTGCCTGGTCCGAGGATGGCCGCTCGTTGCTGATGACGTTGTCCAAAGACGGCAATGCCGAAATTTATCGCATGGACCTGGCCACCAAAAACCTGACCAAGGTCACTAATCACTGGGCGATCGATACTGAAGCCAGCTGGGATCACACTGGCGATGGCCTGTTTTTCACTTCCGATCGCTCCGGTGGTCCGCAGATTTATTACAAGGAGAGCGAGCGTGCCTCGCCCCGTCGGATCACCTTTGGCAGCCGTTACAACGCGCGGCCAAGGCCGGACAATAGCGGTAAGTTTGTCTATTACGTGCATCAAAGGGATCGGGCGTTTCACATTGCCCGGACCAACCTGAAAACCGGTGAGGAGACGATTCTCACCCGAACCGAATCCGACGAATCCCCAAGCGTGTCCCCGAACGGCCGCATGCTGATTTATGCCACCAAGCAGGGCGCAGATAGTGTGCTTACGGTTATCTCAGCCGATGGCGGTGCCGCGTACAGTCTTCCGGCTTCGGAAGGTGATGTCCGGGAACCTGCCTGGGGGCCGCTGGTGCGGTAA
- the tolA gene encoding cell envelope integrity protein TolA: MGHEREVTSTGVPPWKSPVALSVILHLVIVGVALAGWTWSSPEHEPPPRSISARLVTQQQPEPSPIETLDDQPDRDEERRLEEQKREAEKKRKEEARKLAEQKAKEEAERKVQEQKQEEERKRQLAEKRKREEAAKAKEAARQKAEAEAKERERQKAEAEKKRKEEQRKAEAEAEKKRKEEQRKREEAERKKREEEARKEAERKRQEAERRLKEKQLEALAEESSEAKQAEARRQAQAAAAKAREAQMLTESEKYQALIRERLSQAWYPPSSATEEMTARLQITLLPTGELAGVKLVSSSGNTAFDNSALSAVRSLSRYPIPDKRDTFERYFRQFTIEFNPRRLK, from the coding sequence ATAGGACACGAGCGTGAAGTAACCAGCACGGGCGTCCCACCCTGGAAATCACCCGTTGCCTTGTCGGTGATATTGCACCTTGTCATCGTGGGTGTCGCGCTGGCTGGCTGGACCTGGAGTAGTCCGGAGCACGAGCCGCCGCCACGCAGCATCTCCGCTCGGCTGGTCACCCAGCAGCAGCCGGAGCCCAGTCCGATAGAGACTCTGGATGATCAGCCGGACCGTGACGAAGAGCGACGGCTGGAAGAGCAGAAGCGCGAGGCGGAGAAGAAGCGAAAGGAAGAGGCCCGGAAGCTGGCTGAACAGAAGGCCAAAGAAGAGGCTGAGCGCAAGGTTCAGGAGCAAAAGCAAGAGGAAGAGCGAAAGCGTCAGTTGGCTGAGAAGCGTAAGCGCGAAGAAGCAGCGAAGGCCAAGGAAGCTGCCCGTCAGAAAGCGGAAGCCGAGGCGAAAGAACGCGAACGTCAGAAAGCCGAGGCAGAGAAAAAACGCAAGGAAGAGCAGCGCAAGGCCGAGGCTGAAGCTGAAAAAAAGCGTAAAGAAGAGCAACGCAAGCGTGAAGAGGCCGAGCGCAAGAAGCGGGAAGAAGAGGCCCGAAAGGAAGCCGAGCGAAAACGTCAGGAGGCGGAGCGTCGGTTGAAGGAGAAGCAGTTGGAAGCGTTGGCTGAGGAATCCAGCGAGGCCAAGCAAGCCGAGGCCCGGCGGCAGGCCCAGGCAGCGGCGGCCAAGGCCCGCGAGGCGCAGATGCTGACCGAAAGTGAGAAGTATCAGGCACTGATCCGGGAGCGGCTCAGTCAGGCCTGGTATCCGCCTTCGTCGGCCACCGAGGAAATGACAGCGCGCCTACAGATTACCTTGTTGCCTACGGGCGAATTGGCCGGAGTTAAGCTGGTGAGCAGTAGCGGCAACACCGCTTTCGATAATTCGGCACTGAGCGCGGTGCGCTCGCTCAGTCGGTATCCGATTCCGGACAAGCGGGACACGTTCGAGCGGTATTTCCGCCAGTTCACCATCGAGTTCAACCCTCGCCGGTTGAAATAG